The genomic stretch TTCAAAAGGCTTTAAAAGATATCCGAACGGACTGGAAAGTTTTGCACGATTTAGAGTTTTGTCATCTGAAAAGGCAGTTAAGAATATAATTGGGATGTCATAAGTTTTGAAAATTATATTTGCAGCTTCAACTCCGTCCATGTCCCCGCGAAGTTTGATATCCATTAATACAAGATCAGGCTTAAGCTCCTCGGCTTTAGCTATAGCCTCAAGCCCGGAAACAGCATCTCCTACAACGCCGTATCCAAGCCTTTTCAAAGTTCCCTGAACATCAAGGTTAACAATTTTCTCATCGTCAACAACAAGAATTCTAGTGCCGGACATCTTCAAAACCCCACATAAATATAACTAGTATAAAACCTAATATTGAAATTTAACACAAACCATACGAAACTTAACCATAATAAATAAAAAACCGATTCTGAAAATTATCAGAATCGGTTTAAAATATCTATCTCAATTTATATGTATTATCTGAAAAATTATAATATTTGGCTTAAAAACTGCTTTAGGCGAGGATGCTCAGTGCAGGTAAAGAAAGTCTCAGGAGGTTCACATGCGATAATCCGCCCTTCGTCCATAAAAACAATCCTATCAGCAACTTCTCTTGCAAAGCCCATCTCATGAGTAACCACAACCATGGTCATCCCTTCAACAGCAAGCTTCGTCATAACATCAAGAACCTCCCCAATCATTTCGGGATCAAGAGCAGAAGTAGGCTCATCAAAAAGCATAATTTTAGGATTCATAGCCAAAGCTCTGGCAATAGCAACTCTCTGCTGTTGACCTCCAGAAAGCTTCGAAGGATAAACATTGGCTTTCTCATTAATGCCAACTTTCTTCAACAAATCAACTGCAATTGCCTTAGCTTCCTCTTTTTCAATCCCTTTAAGCTTAATTGGAGCCATTGTCAGGTTATCAAGAACAGTCTTATGTGGAAAAAGATTAAAAGACTGAAAAACCATTCCCAGTTCCTGACGAATTTTATTGATATTGTTGCTTTTGTCGTGA from Maridesulfovibrio frigidus DSM 17176 encodes the following:
- a CDS encoding amino acid ABC transporter ATP-binding protein, giving the protein MTVNSIIEIKNVYKFFGDLAALSDVSLDIKAGEKVVIIGPSGSGKSTLLRSINRLEEISRGSIVVDGEDIHDKSNNINKIRQELGMVFQSFNLFPHKTVLDNLTMAPIKLKGIEKEEAKAIAVDLLKKVGINEKANVYPSKLSGGQQQRVAIARALAMNPKIMLFDEPTSALDPEMIGEVLDVMTKLAVEGMTMVVVTHEMGFAREVADRIVFMDEGRIIACEPPETFFTCTEHPRLKQFLSQIL